TGGAGCTCGACGAGTCGGTCGAGCGGTAACCGCCGTAGAGGACCTTGCGCAGGGCGTCCATGCGGGAGGTGGTGAGCCAGTTGAGGAAATTTCCGCTCCACTCGCTGGCGCCGGAGCAGTACTTGTCGGCCGTGATGCTCGAGGGCACGAACCTGTCGGTGCCGGAGGTGGTATAGGTGTAGCACTTGTAGGGGTCGAAGTAGCCGTAGTAGTCGATGGAGTGCTTGTAGCCCACGTCGAGCACGCCATCGCCGTCGAGGTCCGAGGCGTCGTTGTAGGCCTCGTAGTAGAGCTTGTGGTCCCGGCCGATGAGCATCATCACGAGCGGCGGGACGGCCTCGCCTATGAAAGGCGGTATGGACGTGTAATCCGACATGGTCGCCGTCGTGGCTGCGCGCACCGGCGCGGAGGCGGCGCAAGTGACGGCGAGCACAAGTGTAACGGAGGCGACGGAAAACTTCTTCATGGCTCTCACCCCTTAAGGACTGCCGCAGTGAGGCGCTCTCTCGCAGGGCCGCGCCTCAACGGTACTTCTCGATGATTATCTCCATGGCCACGCCGTCCTCGTCCTTGACGGTCACCCTGTCGAAACGGCGCAGCTCGTCGAGGCGGGCCGGCTCCTCGTATACGGCGCCGCGGCGCTTTACGTGCTTCACCACCCTGGTCTGGCGGTTTACGCGGAAGGTCCGCCTGTCCACCTTTATCAGGCCGGGGGCCACCTCATCCACATAGCCGTTGTACCACTGGTGCACGGTCTCGGCCCGAACTCCGCCTGAGCCCAGAATCACGGCGGCCGCAACGGCCGCGAACAATCTCTTCGTCGTGCTCTTCATCACGCTGCCTCCCTGCAACAGGCAAAGCGCCCATGCCCATGATCGTGCGGCGCCTCGAAGAGGCGCCTGCCGCGGCGGCGGCGACGCAGGCGTCAGTTCACCGAGCCGCGGCTTGTCACCCTGTAGAGGATGCCGGTGCCCCCCTTGCTTATGGTGAGTCCCACACCCTCGTAGCCCGAGGCGAAGTCGAGCGCCGAGCCCGAGATGGTGGACGAATAGAGCCTGTCGATGTCGATCCGCACCTCCACCGTGCTGTTCGGATCCCCGCTCGTCAGGTCCGTTATGGTGACGTCGGGCGAGGAAGTCGGGGTGTCGCTGTCGTAGTCGCTGCCGCCGAGGATCTCGGACTGGAGGTTCGTCGTGTCGAGCCCCGTGATGATGCCCGTCGTGCCCGAGGGCGTGAGCGTATTGTTGACTATCGTATTCGATATGATCGGCACGGCAAGGTCCGTGCCCGCCTCGGCGCCGCCGAAGGCGAGGGACCCGCTCCTGGCGTTGCGCGATATCTGTATGTCTATGGTGGAGGTGTTGATCACCACGACGCCGAGGATGCTCACTATCACCATGAGCACGAGCATGGTCACCAGTATGGCTCCTCTGTCGTTGCCTGTGAGCTTCATCCTTCCTCCGCAGGAAAGGCCCGCTACTGGACGCGCGGGTTCCTGAGCTTGACGATCCGCGTTAATCTGCGCCTTCTGTATCCGTCGGCCGAGGCGCCGGTGCAGGACGAGTCGCCTGCGCGGTCCTCGAGGCAGAAGGGGTGGAACTCCTTCTTGCCCCGCGGGTCCTCGTTGCGCGTGCGGGCCACGATGCTTGCGCGCACGGCGATTATGCTCGTGCTGTCGCTCGGCGTGTCGACGAAGTCGTCGCTCCCGTAGGAGCCTCCGCTGTCTATGATGCCGTCGTAGGGCGAGACGTCGACGCCGTAGGCAAACTGCATGTCCTCTATGTTCTCGGCCACTATCTGCTCGTCGGTGGAGCCGAGGAGCCCCGAGTGGTCCTTCATGACGAGGCAGGGGTTGGAGGTCGAGCACCCCGTGACGGTGGTGCTGATCGAGTAGGTGACGGCATAGATTATGTACACGGGCGTGGTGTCGGGATAGGCCCTGTCAAGCGCAAGCGCCAGGCCCAGCGACTTGCCCGAGCCGCCGCAGCTTGCGCCCGAGGCCGAGGTGAGCTCCCTGTAGACCGAGCCGCCGATGTTTATGTACTTGCGCCTCGAGTCGAGAGAGCCGTTGGGGGCGAAGGCGCTGTCCGAGCTCACGCACAGCGTGGTGCTGCCGCCCGCGTTCTGGCCCGAGGCGCTGCCCACGAGGGTGGCCGCCTCGTAGCCTATGCCGAGGATGGTTATGGAATCGGGCGCGGTAGAGCTGTTGGTGTAGGTTATGGGCGAGCTGAAGCTGTAGGAGCCGAAGGTGAGGGTCGGCAGCACCTCGGGCGGCGTGGGCAGCCCGAAGCCCGCGTGGCGCAGGTCGCGGGCGAGCCTGTCCATGGCCACCCTCAGGTTCTGCTGGGCCTCCACCACGTCCTGCTCCACCTTGTAGGAGAAGTTGGTGGACGAGAAGACCACGTAGCCGGCAAGGCCCACGAGTGTGGCCAGGGCCATGGCTATGAGGACCTCTACGAGCGTGAAACCCCGCTGAGCTTTCTGCAAGACTCTCACAGCGTCCATCTTCTTCAGCTCACGATACTCTCCACGAGCGTCGTAACCGAGACGCTCCGGGACGTGACGGCGCCCCATGTGATCGTCACGGTCACGGTCGACACCTTGCTTATGGGCGAATCCGTCGAGACCGAGACGGTGCCCGCGGCGCCCGTGAGCCCCGAATCGGCCAGCCTCGAATACCACTGCGTGCAGTCGCCGAGGGCCGGGTCGCTCCCCGAACAGCCCGAGCTCGTATCTATGCCGTCATAGTCATCGGGCGTCATGCCGCCGTTGACCCTGATGCGGTCCACCATCTCCTCGGCAAGCTGTATCGCCACGGACATGTCGTTTGAGGAACGGGTGCCCGACATGGCGGTCGCCTGCATGCTGGCCGCGGCCAGAAGCCCCACCGATATGACGACCATCGATA
The Deltaproteobacteria bacterium genome window above contains:
- a CDS encoding prepilin-type N-terminal cleavage/methylation domain-containing protein; this translates as MGRRHVPERLGYDARGEYRELKKMDAVRVLQKAQRGFTLVEVLIAMALATLVGLAGYVVFSSTNFSYKVEQDVVEAQQNLRVAMDRLARDLRHAGFGLPTPPEVLPTLTFGSYSFSSPITYTNSSTAPDSITILGIGYEAATLVGSASGQNAGGSTTLCVSSDSAFAPNGSLDSRRKYINIGGSVYRELTSASGASCGGSGKSLGLALALDRAYPDTTPVYIIYAVTYSISTTVTGCSTSNPCLVMKDHSGLLGSTDEQIVAENIEDMQFAYGVDVSPYDGIIDSGGSYGSDDFVDTPSDSTSIIAVRASIVARTRNEDPRGKKEFHPFCLEDRAGDSSCTGASADGYRRRRLTRIVKLRNPRVQ
- the pilV gene encoding type IV pilus modification protein PilV, with translation MLGKVSRAADERGFTLLEVLVSMVVISVGLLAAASMQATAMSGTRSSNDMSVAIQLAEEMVDRIRVNGGMTPDDYDGIDTSSGCSGSDPALGDCTQWYSRLADSGLTGAAGTVSVSTDSPISKVSTVTVTITWGAVTSRSVSVTTLVESIVS